The Dehalogenimonas sp. 4OHTPN genome window below encodes:
- a CDS encoding reductive dehalogenase: MSVFHSTMSRRQFMKAIGLAGAGTGAAALVAPNFHDLDEVVASGDNLQKHPWYVKERERLDPTMEIDWNVIHRYDRRYMGQCSNIRAKYYGKAYVEKIDAESGALQAQRMKDNVPGFGHKWEALRTGLSQSNKWSVSYLGPEVSGKITAATPESLGVPKWQASPEENAKLVVAAIRLFGMAEAGFNNLDSTWRTKLVAFNEKGSSTGSQWIDTDPANVPPTAARPIVYENVDQPYYTAEKWVIPANKDLNVLYLGGPEPRETDRTYPSRISKSNLVANSGTRNIAFYSTYNFMRALGYNMFGGTGHGTDCFQTPGVAVFTGKAEAARMTNWVISPSWGPRSTDLCQITDMPLAETHPIDAGLWRFCKTCGICADSCPSNSIQGLDAGDPSYDMPPINGKPDTQHISGMKRFYYDGSGCRNYVNEFIPGSGCSACAANCTFSTGSGAMVHTVLKSTISYVPIFNGFLANMGRTFGYGAFEDPEEWWNASLPQFGIDSTLTSTVKSQ, from the coding sequence ATGTCCGTTTTTCACAGCACAATGAGCCGCCGGCAGTTCATGAAAGCCATCGGCCTGGCTGGCGCCGGCACCGGCGCGGCCGCCCTGGTCGCCCCGAACTTTCATGATCTGGACGAAGTCGTCGCCTCCGGCGACAATCTGCAGAAGCATCCCTGGTATGTCAAGGAGCGCGAGCGCCTGGATCCTACAATGGAGATAGACTGGAATGTGATCCACCGCTACGACCGCCGCTACATGGGCCAATGCTCCAATATCCGCGCCAAGTATTACGGAAAGGCGTATGTCGAAAAGATTGACGCCGAATCTGGTGCGCTTCAGGCGCAAAGGATGAAGGACAATGTGCCCGGCTTCGGTCACAAATGGGAAGCTCTGAGGACCGGTCTCAGCCAGTCCAACAAGTGGTCTGTGTCCTACCTCGGCCCCGAAGTCAGCGGCAAGATCACCGCCGCCACCCCGGAATCCCTGGGCGTGCCCAAGTGGCAGGCGTCTCCTGAAGAGAACGCAAAGCTGGTGGTAGCCGCCATCAGGCTGTTCGGCATGGCCGAGGCCGGCTTCAACAACCTCGACAGCACCTGGCGGACCAAGCTGGTAGCCTTTAATGAAAAGGGCAGTTCGACCGGTTCCCAGTGGATCGACACCGATCCTGCCAACGTCCCGCCGACAGCCGCCAGGCCCATTGTCTACGAGAATGTTGACCAACCGTACTACACCGCGGAAAAATGGGTCATCCCGGCCAACAAAGACTTGAATGTACTCTATCTCGGTGGCCCGGAACCCAGAGAAACCGACCGGACCTATCCTTCCAGAATCTCGAAATCGAATCTGGTGGCCAACTCCGGCACCCGCAACATCGCCTTCTACAGCACTTATAACTTCATGAGAGCTCTGGGCTATAACATGTTCGGCGGCACCGGCCACGGCACCGACTGCTTCCAGACCCCTGGCGTAGCTGTATTTACCGGCAAAGCCGAGGCCGCCCGAATGACTAACTGGGTGATCTCTCCTTCCTGGGGCCCCCGGAGCACCGACCTCTGCCAGATCACCGATATGCCGCTGGCTGAGACTCATCCAATTGACGCCGGCTTGTGGCGGTTCTGCAAGACCTGCGGCATCTGCGCAGACTCATGCCCGTCCAACTCCATTCAGGGATTGGATGCCGGGGATCCAAGTTACGATATGCCGCCCATCAACGGCAAACCCGACACCCAGCACATCTCCGGGATGAAGCGGTTCTACTACGATGGTTCTGGCTGCAGAAACTACGTTAACGAATTCATCCCCGGCTCCGGCTGTTCCGCCTGCGCCGCCAATTGCACCTTCTCCACCGGCAGCGGAGCGATGGTCCATACCGTGTTGAAATCGACCATCTCCTACGTGCCCATCTTCAACGGCTTCCTGGCCAACATGGGCCGGACCTTCGGCTACGGCGCCTTCGAGGATCCGGAAGAGTGGTGGAATGCCTCCCTGCCGCAATTCGGCATCGATTCTACCCTTACCTCCACGGTTAAGAGTCAGTAA
- the gltA gene encoding NADPH-dependent glutamate synthase, whose amino-acid sequence MSQESGGKAKAKIDLNRVAMPKQPADARRQTFGEVALGYSADDAAREAARCIECKARNCVAGCPVAIDIPEFIAAVKAGDLAGASRVIKRTNALPGICGRVCPQESQCEAVCTLAKKKAPVAIGRLERYIADWELGHHPVPESPARPPTGRKVAVVGSGPAGLTCAAELARLGHTVTIFESLHVAGGVLMYGIPEFRLPKSIVQAEINYVKSLGVTIELDAVIGKTLTIDELLADGFDAVFVGTGAGLPLFLSIENENACGVYSANEFLSRVNLMKAYRFPEVDTPLKVGKEVAVIGGGNVAMDAARCAVRMGARVTVVYRRGREEMPARIEEIENAEEEGVAFLFLTNPIKFDINDQKWVSGMVCQKMALGEPDASGRRRPVPVEGSEFTLAIDMAIVALGTRPNPLIARSTPDLAFASRGTVVADEATGLTRKKAVWAGGDIVTGSATVISAMGAGKTAARNIDRYLGSL is encoded by the coding sequence ATGAGTCAAGAATCTGGCGGCAAAGCTAAAGCAAAAATCGACCTGAACCGGGTAGCCATGCCCAAGCAGCCAGCCGACGCCCGGCGGCAGACATTCGGCGAGGTCGCCCTGGGCTATTCAGCCGATGATGCAGCCCGGGAAGCCGCCCGCTGCATCGAATGCAAGGCCAGGAACTGCGTGGCCGGCTGCCCGGTGGCCATCGACATCCCCGAGTTCATCGCCGCCGTTAAAGCCGGCGATCTGGCCGGCGCCTCGCGGGTGATCAAGCGCACCAATGCCCTGCCCGGTATCTGCGGCCGCGTCTGCCCCCAGGAAAGCCAGTGTGAGGCAGTCTGCACCCTGGCTAAGAAGAAGGCGCCGGTGGCCATCGGACGGCTGGAACGGTATATCGCCGACTGGGAACTGGGACATCATCCGGTGCCGGAGTCCCCGGCCAGGCCGCCGACGGGACGCAAAGTGGCCGTGGTTGGCTCCGGCCCGGCCGGACTGACCTGCGCCGCTGAACTTGCCCGGCTGGGGCATACGGTCACCATCTTCGAGTCTCTCCATGTGGCTGGCGGCGTGCTGATGTACGGCATACCGGAGTTCCGCCTGCCCAAAAGCATCGTCCAGGCTGAGATTAACTATGTCAAAAGCCTGGGAGTGACCATCGAACTGGATGCAGTTATCGGCAAAACGCTGACCATTGATGAACTGCTGGCCGATGGTTTCGACGCCGTTTTTGTCGGCACCGGCGCCGGCCTGCCGCTGTTTTTGAGCATTGAGAACGAGAACGCCTGCGGCGTCTATTCCGCCAACGAATTCCTGTCGCGGGTCAACCTGATGAAAGCTTACCGCTTCCCCGAGGTTGATACCCCCCTCAAGGTGGGCAAAGAGGTTGCGGTCATCGGCGGCGGCAATGTCGCCATGGACGCCGCCCGCTGCGCCGTGAGGATGGGCGCCAGGGTCACTGTTGTTTACCGCCGCGGTCGGGAGGAAATGCCCGCCCGAATTGAGGAAATCGAGAACGCCGAAGAAGAAGGAGTCGCCTTCCTTTTTCTGACCAATCCCATCAAATTTGATATAAACGACCAGAAATGGGTTTCCGGCATGGTCTGCCAGAAGATGGCTCTGGGCGAACCCGACGCCTCCGGCCGCCGCCGGCCGGTGCCTGTCGAAGGTTCGGAATTCACTCTGGCTATTGATATGGCCATTGTCGCCCTGGGTACCCGGCCCAATCCCCTTATCGCCCGGTCCACGCCCGACCTGGCATTCGCCTCCAGAGGCACCGTAGTGGCGGATGAAGCCACCGGGCTGACCCGGAAGAAGGCGGTGTGGGCCGGAGGCGATATTGTCACCGGTTCGGCCACCGTCATCTCCGCCATGGGCGCCGGCAAAACCGCCGCCCGGAATATTGATCGCTACCTGGGTTCGCTTTAA
- a CDS encoding SHOCT domain-containing protein, with amino-acid sequence MLEAIGKFIKGGGFQEKAPLDIARERFDRGEISAEEFDKIKKNPT; translated from the coding sequence TTGCTTGAGGCAATAGGCAAGTTCATCAAGGGCGGTGGATTCCAGGAAAAGGCGCCGCTGGACATTGCCCGCGAACGGTTCGACAGGGGCGAAATATCGGCGGAGGAGTTTGATAAGATCAAAAAGAATCCAACTTAG
- a CDS encoding reductive dehalogenase encodes MSIFHSTMSRRQFMKAIGLAGAGTGAAALVGPNFHDLDEVVASGDNLQKHPWYVKERERLDPTVELDFDLMQRYDRRYMGQCANIRSKYLGRQRVVDTDANSGALAKKQLVENLPGFGHKWEALRVGLSQSNKWSVSFLGPEVSGKITAATPESLGVPKWQATPEENAKLVVAAIRLFGMAEAGFNHLDSTWRTKLVAKNEKGSSTGMQWIDTDPANVPDTAARPIVYEDVAEPYYTTTKWVVPTKDQWVVYLGGPEPRETDRTFPSRISKSNLVANSGTRNIAFYSTYNFFRALGYNLVGGTGHGTDCFQTPGVAVLTGKAENARMSNWVISPSWGPRSTDLCQITDMPLAETHPIDAGLWRFCQSCGICADACPSESIPKKGFEPTFEIPDINGVADTQHATGRKMYYFNGSSCNNWTKETYPGSGCSACAAHCTFSTGSGAMVHSVLKTTISYVPIFNTFLANMGRTFGYGPYEDPEQFWNASLPQFGIDSTLTSTVKSQ; translated from the coding sequence ATGTCCATTTTTCACAGCACAATGAGCCGTCGGCAGTTCATGAAAGCCATCGGCTTGGCTGGCGCCGGCACCGGCGCGGCCGCCCTGGTCGGTCCCAATTTCCATGACCTGGACGAAGTTGTCGCTTCCGGCGACAATCTCCAAAAGCATCCTTGGTATGTCAAGGAGCGCGAGCGCCTGGATCCCACCGTCGAACTGGACTTCGACCTCATGCAGCGCTACGACCGGCGTTATATGGGCCAGTGCGCCAACATCCGCTCCAAGTACCTCGGCCGGCAGCGGGTTGTCGATACCGACGCCAATTCCGGCGCTCTCGCCAAGAAGCAACTTGTTGAAAACCTGCCGGGCTTCGGTCACAAGTGGGAAGCCTTGCGCGTCGGTCTCAGCCAGTCCAACAAATGGTCTGTATCATTCCTGGGACCTGAAGTAAGCGGCAAGATCACCGCGGCCACTCCGGAATCTCTGGGCGTGCCCAAGTGGCAGGCTACCCCGGAAGAGAACGCAAAGCTGGTGGTGGCCGCCATCAGGCTGTTCGGCATGGCTGAAGCCGGCTTCAACCATCTTGACAGCACCTGGCGGACCAAGCTGGTGGCCAAGAACGAGAAGGGTTCCTCCACCGGCATGCAGTGGATCGACACCGATCCGGCCAATGTTCCGGATACCGCCGCCCGCCCGATTGTTTACGAAGATGTCGCTGAGCCTTACTACACCACCACCAAGTGGGTAGTTCCCACCAAGGATCAGTGGGTGGTTTACCTGGGCGGCCCGGAACCTCGCGAAACCGACCGGACCTTCCCGTCCCGCATCAGTAAGTCCAACCTGGTTGCTAACTCCGGCACCCGCAACATCGCCTTCTACAGCACCTACAATTTCTTCAGGGCTCTCGGTTACAACTTGGTCGGCGGCACCGGTCACGGCACCGACTGCTTCCAGACGCCGGGCGTGGCCGTCCTGACTGGTAAAGCGGAGAACGCTCGCATGAGCAACTGGGTAATCTCTCCTTCTTGGGGTCCCCGCAGCACTGATCTCTGCCAAATCACCGACATGCCGCTGGCTGAGACTCACCCGATCGATGCCGGCCTATGGCGCTTCTGCCAGAGTTGCGGCATCTGCGCCGACGCCTGCCCTTCCGAATCGATTCCGAAAAAAGGCTTCGAGCCGACCTTCGAAATCCCGGACATCAACGGCGTCGCCGACACCCAGCATGCCACCGGCCGCAAGATGTACTACTTTAATGGTTCATCCTGCAATAACTGGACCAAGGAAACCTATCCTGGCTCCGGCTGTTCCGCCTGCGCCGCCCACTGCACTTTCTCCACCGGCAGCGGTGCTATGGTCCACTCCGTGTTGAAGACCACCATTTCCTATGTTCCGATCTTCAACACCTTCCTCGCCAACATGGGCCGGACCTTCGGCTACGGTCCCTACGAGGATCCGGAGCAGTTCTGGAACGCCTCCCTGCCGCAATTCGGCATCGATTCTACTCTCACCTCCACGGTCAAGAGCCAGTAG